The Homo sapiens chromosome 10, GRCh38.p14 Primary Assembly sequence ACTCTTCCCATTGTGATCTCAGCCCTGGAACCCATGAGAGCTCTGGAGTGGGTCCTCCTGAGTGGCCCTGACTTCCTGCTGTGGGGAAGATCCCCAGTGTTTCTCAGCATCAGACCATCCGTCACTCAGTTTGGACTCAAGCCACACATCACTGTTTCTTCAACTGGCAATGAAGGCAGGGGCCAGGCCCCTGGTTCATGTCCAGAAAGATGACTTTGTGCTGGCCAGGGCTTCACAACCACAGCCAGAGTGCTCCCTGCATGGCTGCCATGAGTACACACAGGGTTGGGGCTGGCATAATCACTGGCGTATGCAtttgtgtgcgcacacacacacactgtctgtctcacacacacacactcacattccaCCCACAGTCATGCACACACACCCTCAGGCACACACActctcacgcacacacacactcatgcagaCACACCCACACAGCACTGGGCACCACGTGGGCAGCACAGAGAACAATCTTTGGCAGCACACACTGGGACTCTAGAGGTGGAGCAGTCCCTGGGTGAGGGAGACAGGCAGAGTGTGAGTCGGGGGGACATCCCGTGAAGGTGACACAGGGATTCTTTCTCTTGTGGTCGCATCCCTAGGCCCTTTGTTCTTTGGTGCTGCCCCACGGTGAGCCCTGTGGCCTGAAAAACGTGCAAGTCTGAGCTCTTACCCACAGTGAGCATGGCCTCCTCCAGTGAGCCATGGGTCTCACTCTTGATGCTGTCCTCAATGCTCTTGTTGGCAATTTTCTCATACTCTTCAAACACTGTGGAGAGGGCTCTGCTCAGGGGATGGTCAGACCTCCTCGTGATGCCCCTCAGTGTCTCGGATCAGAGATCGCACATCAATTTGCCGCCCTGACCTCCCACTGGTGGCTGGGGAAACAGTCCTGGGCTCCCTGGCTCTCTCCCTAACTCTAGACTTGACAAGGCAGAAGCACGAGGGAGAGGCTCATGGCCAGGACACCCCCTGtggccccggccccagcccctccctccctggtACCTCTCAGCAGGTGAGTGGCACTGCGCGTGCACAGGATGGTGATGAATTTCATCTCATCAGTCCCACGAATCTTCTCGCCTGCCGCATACAGATCCTAGCATTGGGACACCCACAATAAGCCAGTGAGGGAGACCAGGGAGGTGAGGGACTGAGCCCCAGAGTCCCAGAGCTGTGGCCATGGCCTGGCCCTGTCCACTCTGCCAGGCCAGCATGCTCCCCTGCTTGGTCGTCTCTGACAGGGAGCTCCCCTTTCTCTAGCAGCTCTGGCTTAGAATATTTTCTCTATCCTGGGCCACAAGCTGCTCTAGGAACTGCCTGGTCCCCAGACTTCCCTCTGCCAGCAGGCAGACCTACAGAGACCCGGACACCTGTGTCCAGCACTGGGGCCTAGCGCCCCCGGGTTCATGGGCTGTTCCTGCCAGGACAGAGCTTTagtgctcccccacccccaagtcaCACTCCTTCCTCCCGAGTCTCCCAACACCCTCACTCTCCTCCCCAGACACCACAGGACAAAGGCCTATAGGGAGCTGAGCTGGGTGGGTCCCAGCCCAGTGTCAGAGAAAGCCCCCGTGGGCAGAGGAGCCGGAGTCCAGATGGCAGGGGGTGGGGCCACATGGCCGGCTGGGCGCAGCCTCACCTGTGCGTCTTGGAGGGCCAGTCCTGGGTCCACAAAGCTGCTCACATCATCCCTGCTGCCCTAGGAACAGAGGAGGTGGCTCTGTAAGGCAGGCCAGCTGACCAGAGCATTAAGGGCACAGGGGGGATCCTGGGCTTGGAGGGCAGGCATGGCTCTGCTGCTCTTTGGCTGTGGAAACTTCGACAAGCCAGTTATTCTCTTCAgcccttggtttcctcatttgtacaaTGGGGGTGGTAAGGACTGCCTCATAAGGCTTGGCGGATTCAGTGAGCTAAGGTAAGCAAAGTGCCTGGCATGAGGCCTGCACGAAGGACCTGCTCTCCTCCCGCTTCCAGGATGCTCTCACATGGCTGAGTAAGGACAGGTGTGGGGGCTCTGCAGTTGGGACCCTCTAACCATGCTGAGACACACCCAATGAGCCCTGGCTGCTGGGCTATCCCATGCCCCTACCCTGACTCTTGTGGCGCTATTCAAGGGCTGCTCCCTGGGGTGGAGCTGTTGGGACTCCCAAACCAAGGCACTCCCAAGAGCCTAGGCTGTGACACCTGCAGGAGGCACACCAGGATCCTCTCCAGGTAGCCACTTGTGTCTGCTTGGATGTCCTCCTCCAGGCTGGACCCATAGTCTGCAGGGAAACAGGACCATGAGGCACAAGCAGAGGCCCACAGCCTACCCGGGGCCTGCTTTCCTCCTTCCAGCCCTGTTCCCCATACTTCTCCTTATTAAAGCCTTCTAGGAAAGAAAGTCCTTGGCACAGGGCATGGATGCAATGCCCGGGTGTCCAAGTGGCTGTCGCCTGGGTGGTGCTTCACAACTAGAAGCGACATGCGTACCCAACCAAGCTCAAAGCACAAGATGGACCAGGTCAGAGAGCCAGGCTAGGGGCTGCCAACCAAGCTCCATTTCATCTCAAGGCTTGGCAAAGCCAAAGCCTCCAGGAAAACTCCCCACTAGGTACATGATGTGGAGGACTGACTGGCCTCTGCTAGCCTGGGGTCCACACCCCCTACTACCACAGTCCTCAAGGGCAGAGATTTTAGTTGGTCACAGGCCTCTCTCCCCTGTAAGAGGAGCTGGTGAGCTTACAGATCAAGTCTGAATCATGTTCAGTGTCACCATCAGGCACAGATCTTGGCATACGGTAGGTGCTCAGCACCTGTGGGTAAAAAAGTCCCCAAAGGGTCCTTTCTAGTGTGGCCCAGGTTAATTCTTGATCCTTGTTCCCTGCCAGGCTGCCAAAGCTTGTGGCCACTCCTGAGCCCCTCCATCTGTGCCACCCCTTACCTTCCTCATACGCCTTCATTATCTCCCGCAGCTGGTTCTTGGTCCGAGAGGCCAGGATCTCAATGATGACACCCTCCTTGGTTCCTAAGCCCTGTGGACAgaaacctctgcctgctggagtGCTCTGCCATGACCTTCTGCTCTGTCCACACCTTCTTTTCTCAAGATGCCTGAGCCTCAGGAAGGACCTCACTGCCCTGCCCCACTTGAAGTGGGAGGATGTGATGAGAAAATCACATGCTTCAGTGATGAACATTGAGGGCAAGTGCTGTGACGGGGAAGCCCTGTCTCAGCTCTCCCTCCTTAGCTGGGTGGTCTCAGACAGGCTGCTCCATGTCCTGGAGCCTAAGCATCCCGATCCATAAACAGGAATAAGAAGCCTCCCCTGCGCCAAAGATAGATTAGGGAGCGTGGGTGTAAAATGCCTGGCAGTGCCCATGCAGCAAGTGTCTTTCCAAACAAAATGACTATAGTTACTGGGTCCCCATCCTTATTAATCTGCAAAAGCAAAGAGTAGTGAGAGGTAAAGGGAAACCCAAGGGGCTGTGCCTGGGACTGTAGAGGTGGGTTTCCAATACCACTGTACACCTGAGCTCGTGAGGTTCTGAGAAGTACTGATTTTGGCTTCATCACGGCCACTCAACGTGTCAATCAGGCACCAGTGACTCCAGGTGTTGGGTGCAGTCTGAGCAGCAGGCTGCCTGCTCACTGGGCCCAGTTATGGCCCATATGGCCATTCCAAACAGTGGCTCAAGGGGAGCTCTGGGCTGTAGGTTCCCGGTCCCCGCATTGCCCCTACCCAGTCATGTGAGCACCCCTGCCACTCCCCTGCCCTGTCTGCCTGGTTACCTTCATGGCGTCATGCAGCTCCTTGGCTTCGTATCTGTATGGCGGGTACATAAGGGCCACAATGAGCCTCTCAAACTTGCCACTGAGCTCAGACTTCAAGGTCTCAGTGAGGTCCTAATGCGGGAACAGGGAAAGGTGATATTTGTCATAAGCCAGGCCCACCTGAGTGCAGGCAGCGGAGTGGTGGCTGGGTCCAGGGGCTTGGGCTGGATTCTGCGTGGGCCTTGCCACGTGCTGGCTGGGTTTCTTGGGCCAGCTCCTTAGCTTCTCTTAGCATCAGTATCTTTACCGGTTACACGGAGAGAAACGTGCTCCTGCTTCATCCCGTTGCTTAGGGGGTTGTGTGTGACTCAATTCAGCATTCAGTGCAGTGCTGGGCACATCATAAGCTCTCAGTAAAATGAAATTGGTATTGCTAGCTAGACTGCAAGCTCTGAGTATGGCATCACCATAAAATACCTGTCACTTGGCactcaatgaatgaatgcatgcctGAATTAAAGACTTCGTCTCACATGTGCCTCCTTCTAAGGTCACATGTTGCTACGAGGAGCCACCAGGCTACATCAGCTGATCTACAGAGCAGCAGAGAGATCAAGGGCTTTGTCAGACCTGGATTTTAATCCCCACCTTGTTGATTACAGGCTCTGGGACCTTGGGCAACTTAAAACCTCTCTGAGTGCCAGTTTCCCCAAATGTTTGAATACAAAGAATGTATCACTGTGAGGACTAAGAGAGGGAAACTGTAAAAATGCATACTGGGTTCTCCAAGAGAATATTTGAGCTGATCTTCCTTCGTTACATCTCCAAACTAATGATATGAGTCACTAGAGGCTTGAGGCAACCATGGCTGTGCACATATTTAATCCTGTGTTTACTGTGTACCCCCAAATGTCAGGCTTTGTCCTAGGGGTGGAGTGCAGGTGGGAGGAGAAACAAAGGGCCTGGCATGCTTACTCCAGGCTCTTAGAATTCCCAGGTGGCAGAAGGGACGAGGTGTGGGTGCAAGCAGCTCGACTGAGGAAAGCATGCCCACGCCCCAGAACAGAGCAAAGCCAGGCCTGCATGCCTGGGGCATGGAAAAGAGAAGGTGGTCTGGGCTCAGAGGGCAGGGCGAGATAGCCTGGGGGCAGGGAGACAGACCTCCAGTGGGGCCTGTTGGGTGCATGAGAAGGAATGCTGTGAGAGAGGAGGCaggaaaggaagcaaggaaggccAGCCCCCGGCCCGGGCTCTGACACCTAAAAGTAGATCTGCCAGATAAAACACAGGGCAgccagttacatttgaatttcaataAAGAACAATTGTTTTCATGCAAACATGTTCCATGTGCCCATGCTGCCAGTGGGCTGGCTCTAGGGGAAAGTCGTCCAGAATGGAGCTGCCTCCCAGGCTGTACCCCCAACCCCAAGGCTCAcctatccccacccccaccagcctTCCCCTTGCCTTGCCGAACTGAGCCTTGAAGGACTTGGCGATCTGCTGCCGCTGCGTGTTGCTTCTCTTGGTGAGCACATCGATGATAGCCTGCTCGTTGGTCCCTGCAGGGTTACAGCACAAGTGACCCTGCTGCCCCCAGGGTGACACACTGGTGAGGGCGGAGGAGGGGAAGGCGAAGGCAGCTGCTTGGTGGCTGAGCAGTTGGGACCCGACACCTGGATAGTTCCAAACCCCCAGACCATTTTCGTGGTGTAAACAAGACCCTTAGGAAATCTGCCTCCCCATttcccaccccacacccccacaATGTTGGGGCGTGCCCAAGGCCAGCCTCACAAGATGGAATCTGAGGTCTGGGTGGCTCTGGACATCAGCCCGGGCCTTTGGAGCTTGGCCGAGTGAGATCTCTGGCCCTGCCCTCCTTTGTGTTGGTCGCAGTAGGGGAAGGTCAAGACTAAGAGTCCAACCCCTGAATCCGAGGCCTGGCCCAGCAACTGCGTGGCATTGGGCAGCCAGCCTCATTTCCCTGGGCCTCCGTTTTCTCATTTGGGAAGTGGAGATAACTTTCTGCTTCACAGAAAGCAGAGGGCATGAGAACGTTTTCTGGGCTTGTCAGGAGCGGCAGTTCTCATTAAGGCCCCTGATCCTCAGGCAGAGCCGGCTAAGGGGTCAGTCCCACCTGGGGTGAGGTCAGGGTACATGCTCTGCTCTCAGGTCAGGAGGGCTTTCTGGGCAAGCTGTTTAAATCTGGCCTCAGGCCAGCCCTCGCCCACTCACGGTAGTGCTGAGGGCAGCACTGGGCAAGTGCAGGAGATGGGAAGGGAGCCGGCTCCATGGCCATCGACATGGGGCAAGGGGGCCTTGAATCAGCCCCACAAACTCCCAACACCTCACACCCCTGGCAGCTCTGTGCCTGGCATCATAAAGCACCACCCCCTTCACACTTCATGTGACACACAAGGCCAAGAATTCTTGGGGCCACTTTACAAGTGAGAAAGCTGAGACTGATGGGAAGTCACTCACAGAGACACACAgctcacctccccacccccattacCCAGGGAAGAGCAGCACCCTCCTGTCCAGTCTTGCAGGGTGGGTGCTGACCTCACTGCAGAAACAGAGGGCTGTGTGATTCTCTGGGTAGTGGAATCAGTTTCAGAGTATCATGGGACACCCCAGCTCCCCAGATGTCCCCTGGCACCCGCTTTCCAGGGCTGTGAGCGGAGGGGTCTTGAGCAGAGGTGGCAAGGCTGCCAACACCCACTCACCGATCCCCTTCATGGCTTTGTAGAGGGTCTCTGCATCAGGGTCTGGGTTGAAGTGGGAGCTGCTCTTCACTGTGACACCCTCCTGTTCAATCTGCAAGAGAACCAGGCCTGCTCAAAGcaggcagggacagggagggCAGAGCAGGCTCCCAGCCCATCTGGTAGCCCGCCCTGACAGGGTGAGCCCCTTCCCTGGGCACGGAGATCTGCTCAGCCCTTGCAGGCCAGTGCTCTGCCCTTCAGCCCCTTGGCCAACAGGGTGGAGTAGCCAGAGCCAGAGCTTGTGGGGAGAAGCCACAAAACCTTTCCTGTCCCTGTCTGTGCCATCTGACTGCAGACAGCAGCCCCAGCCACACCCAGCTCCTTCCAGCATCACCCACCAGCAGCAGGAAGGGACAAACTCACCCAAAGTTAGGAGGGGAAAGAACACTGAAGCAAAGGCTTCCTGGAGCTGCATGCACCACCTTCAGAGTGTGCAGATGAGGTTGGAAGGCTGAGCATGGTTCTGCCTTTCTGAGGAATGGTTTGAGCTCAGTCTGCCCTCTTCCTGGGGAGTTGGGACTTACAGCAACTTAGAGGGCAGGGGCCCAGCTGAGCATATTGATAGTTCAGGGTGTTTGCAAGTCCACAGGCCCATGGGGCTCAGAGCGTCAGGTTTAGAAAAACCCGCACGATGCTCTGCAGATTGTGAAATAAACCAGATAACCAAGTGCCTGAGCCCTTGATTTCCAAGCCTCCAGTTCAGGGCTTGCCTGAAGGCTCTTTAAACTTGTGCCCTGCAGAATTTCTCAGATGATTAACATGGACATAAGTGTGTTTTGGGTGGAGGAATGGTAGAGAATGGAGGGATATTGGAGATAGGTATTGAATTAGAGGGAGACTCAGAGATCCTCCAGGATGAAAAAGAGTTTAGTCCCATCCAGTCTTGTCTTCCATTTACCTGTTCACTTATTCCTTCCATCACCTCCATCATCTGCCCATCTACTTTCCCACCTACGCACTTACCCATTTGACTaccacatccatccatccatccacccacccatccatctatgcacccgcccatccatccatccatccatccatccatccatccatccatccatccatcgaaGCCCTGGGTTAGATTGTGAAAATACAGAGATTCCAATGGATGGTATATCTGTAAGTATCTTTCCTTTGAGTAAGAGGTAAGGCATCTTTCTGAACTCTTTGCTTTAATTTCAAATGTCTGGTGACAGATCTTCCTGAGTCATTTCTTAGCACCATGTTTCACAGCAGAAATTGTTAGAAATAATTCCTATGGAAATTCCATCCAGAGAGAGCCAGTGTGGTCCCAGATATTGCTCATCGGTGTCCACACACACGATATCCCTTGCTTGTGGAGTCACGCTCTGCTATTACTCCTGTTAGCACTTCAAGCCCCTTGTGTGTGCCAGACCTGGGCCAGGTGCTTTAGAAGCAATGCTTATGTCATGGCTTCCTCAACAGTTGTGCTAGGTAAGTACTGATGCCTCACTTTACAGAAAGGGAGCTGGACTCccttacacagctagtaagtgatgcTGTTGGGACTCCCCAGCCTGACTCAGAAGCTGAGCTCTATCTACCTCCCCTGCCCTACTGATGACTCCACCTTTCCCAGACAATGAGTGTTCCTGGAACGTTCCACTGAAGGAAGCTTCACCCACAGGAACGCAGGTCATCTGGGAATGTGGGAGGCATCTCAGCTCTCAGTGCCTGCCGGCTTCCCTCTGCCCCAGCACTCGGGGGCTGTGGTGCACCAGCGAGTGGCCAGGCTGTGTAACCGCATCCCTGAGGAGCATGCAGTCCCGCAGGGGTGCGGTAGGTCTCAGGTGCAGCATTTGTAAGCAGCTCCCTGGCTGGTTCTGATTTTGCTGCATTGAGAAGCCTCTGTCTCACTTCCCACTCTAAGGTTTTAGAAAATAAGTGTTCTGGGAATCGGAGCCCTGGCTATCAGTGTGGAGTCCTGGAGCTCCAGACCTCCTGCTGAGAAGGAAGGGTCAGCCTCAGGCTCCTGCAGGGTCTTGCCCAGGGCCGTGCTAGTCCAGACAGGCACATTTTCACTGAAAAGGTGACTCAGACCAGCCTGTGACTACATCTATTAATATAACTTGTTCTGTGACAGGCACAGGGGAGCTGCCACGCCTTGGCCTTCCCCTGCTACGTGGCTGCCCAGAGGCCTGGGAGATGGGTTTGTCTCTATGAGAGACACAGAGGAAAAGGCAACACCAAAAAGAGAGGTGCAGATGGACCCTGCCTGCAGACAGATCTCTCTCCAGTGGCTCCCTCATCTCCTCCCATCGCGTTCCTGGCCCAGCTTTGTGCCTAGAGGACACTGGGTCTTCGCTAGCAGCTCAGCTGTTGCAGGTGGGGTCTACCTGTGAACTTGCTACCCCTAGCCAGCTCTCACATGGGGTATGGACGACCAGGGTATGGTTTTGGCCCTGGAGTCAGGCTGTTCAGATTCTCACCTAGACTCTCACACTTACTAGTGAGTTCGGGCACCTGCCTAGCCtacttgtgcctcagtttcctcatctgtggataAGGATACTGGTGTCTACTTCATAGACTCCTTGTGAGGTTCAAGGGAGATATTGAATGTGAGGTGCTTAGAGAAGGGTCCGGCCACAGAGTAGGGACTCAGTGAGTGTCACAGTGATCCTGTCAATTTGGCAGGTCCCTACATGGACAGCCCTTTGTCCTGCTGCACTGGGTGCAAGGCCCAGTGCCAGACTGCCTTGGCCAGCAACTGACTTTGGAAACCACCCAGCACTGGGCTCTCCCTGCCATGTCCACCTCCTCAAAGGCAGGTTCCCAGCAGTCTGGTTGAAGCTGCAGGCCTCCATGGCCCCTTGTCCTGGAAGAAGGCTGCTTCCCTGGGGGCCAGGACAGCTGCCCCACCTCAGCCTGGCTTCCTCTTTGTCCCACCTGTCCAGAACCTAGCATGTCTGACCCTGAGGACACTTGCTTGGGTTGCGACATCTATGATCCAGAGACTCCCTGAAGCTGGACAAGCCTGGGTATCCCACAAAAGCTCACAGAGAACCTGGGGCTGGGCAGAGAGACCCAACTGCTCTCTGACTGGAGCCTGCTGGCCATTGGACCCTAGCAAGTCACTCAGTGTCTCTGAGCCTTCATTTCATCATCTGCAAAACAGAAAGTGCAGCCCTGACATCCTGAGGCTGCctgggaggaaaggaaaagggtgTGCAGAGCCGGCAGCCGGGAGATGTCACCTCTGTCCCCTTCTGGATATTCAACTCCTTAGCACAGCGATGGCCTCAGGCTCAACCATAGATGGAAAGCTCCCGAGAACCCATCAGTTCTGCTGGGGATGGGCTGCCCTGAGCCCCGGGTTCCTCCAGGCTCTAGCAGGCCAGGTCCTCCTgcttcccctcttccctctccagtCTTGACAAATGAACATCATTGATCCCTGAGGTGAAGGCATTGATGGGTCCCCAACAGCAGGTTCAGGTTACTCTCATGCTCAAAGCCCTTCAGTGCCTTCCCACTTCTCTTAAGGTAAAGCCTAACTCCTCAGCCTGCCAGGCAAGGCCTTTCAGGACCTGGCCCTGCCTGC is a genomic window containing:
- the ANXA8 gene encoding annexin A8 isoform 1 (isoform 1 is encoded by transcript variant 1); protein product: MAWWKSWIEQEGVTVKSSSHFNPDPDAETLYKAMKGIGVGSQLLSHQAAAFAFPSSALTSVSPWGQQGHLCCNPAGTNEQAIIDVLTKRSNTQRQQIAKSFKAQFGKDLTETLKSELSGKFERLIVALMYPPYRYEAKELHDAMKGLGTKEGVIIEILASRTKNQLREIMKAYEEDYGSSLEEDIQADTSGYLERILVCLLQGSRDDVSSFVDPGLALQDAQDLYAAGEKIRGTDEMKFITILCTRSATHLLRVFEEYEKIANKSIEDSIKSETHGSLEEAMLTVVKCTQNLHSYFAERLYYAMKGAGTRDGTLIRNIVSRSEIDLNLIKCHFKKMYGKTLSSMIMEDTSGDYKNALLSLVGSDP
- the ANXA8 gene encoding annexin A8 isoform X1; amino-acid sequence: MKPVHERNQECLPPKKRDLPMTSCSTNHTSSSDASEWSRGVVVAGQSQAGARVSLGGDGAEAITGLTVDQYGMLYKVAVPPATFSPTGLPSVLQEPDVWSPSRGQPVSLHLPGKGAPEVKEMAWWKSWIEQEGVTVKSSSHFNPDPDAETLYKAMKGIGTNEQAIIDVLTKRSNTQRQQIAKSFKAQFGKDLTETLKSELSGKFERLIVALMYPPYRYEAKELHDAMKGLGTKEGVIIEILASRTKNQLREIMKAYEEDYGSSLEEDIQADTSGYLERILVCLLQGSRDDVSSFVDPGLALQDAQDLYAAGEKIRGTDEMKFITILCTRSATHLLRVFEEYEKIANKSIEDSIKSETHGSLEEAMLTVVKCTQNLHSYFAERLYYAMKGAGTRDGTLIRNIVSRSEIDLNLIKCHFKKMYGKTLSSMIMEDTSGDYKNALLSLVGSDP
- the ANXA8 gene encoding annexin A8 isoform 3 (isoform 3 is encoded by transcript variant 3); protein product: MAWWKSWDLTETLKSELSGKFERLIVALMYPPYRYEAKELHDAMKGLGTKEGVIIEILASRTKNQLREIMKAYEEDYGSSLEEDIQADTSGYLERILVCLLQGSRDDVSSFVDPGLALQDAQDLYAAGEKIRGTDEMKFITILCTRSATHLLRVFEEYEKIANKSIEDSIKSETHGSLEEAMLTVVKCTQNLHSYFAERLYYAMKGAGTRDGTLIRNIVSRSEIDLNLIKCHFKKMYGKTLSSMIMEDTSGDYKNALLSLVGSDP
- the ANXA8 gene encoding annexin A8 isoform X6 codes for the protein MKPVHERNQECLPPKKRDLPMTSCSTNHTSSSDASEWSRGVVVAGQSQAGARVSLGGDGAEAITGLTVDQYGMLYKVAVPPATFSPTGLPSVLQEPDVWSPSRGQPVSLHLPGKGAPEVKEMAWWKSWIEQEGVTVKSSSHFNPDPDAETLYKAMKGIGTNEQAIIDVLTKRSNTQRQQIAKSFKAQFGKDLTETLKSELSGKFERLIVALMYPPYRYEAKELHDAMKGLGTKEGVIIEILASRTKNQLREIMKAYEEGQQG
- the ANXA8 gene encoding annexin A8 isoform X2, which produces MKPVHERNQECLPPKKRDLPMTSCSTNHTSSSDASEWSRGVVVAGQSQAGARVSLGGDGAEAITGLTVDQYGMLYKVAVPPATFSPTGLPSVLQEPDVWSPSRGQPVSLHLPGKGAPEVKEMAWWKSWIEQEGVTVKSSSHFNPDPDAETLYKAMKGIGTNEQAIIDVLTKRSNTQRQQIAKSFKAQFGKDLTETLKSELSGKFERLIVALMYPPYRYEAKELHDAMKGLGTKEGVIIEILASRTKNQLREIMKAYEEDYGSSLEEDIQADTSGYLERILVCLLQGSRDDVSSFVDPGLALQDAQDLYAAGEKIRGTDEMKFITILCTRSATHLLRVKCTQNLHSYFAERLYYAMKGAGTRDGTLIRNIVSRSEIDLNLIKCHFKKMYGKTLSSMIMEDTSGDYKNALLSLVGSDP
- the ANXA8 gene encoding annexin A8 isoform X5, whose translation is MKPVHERNQECLPPKKRDLPMTSCSTNHTSSSDASEWSRGVVVAGQSQAGARVSLGGDGAEAITGLTVDQYGMLYKVAVPPATFSPTGLPSVLQEPDVWSPSRGQPVSLHLPGKGAPEVKEMAWWKSWIEQEGVTVKSSSHFNPDPDAETLYKAMKGIGTNEQAIIDVLTKRSNTQRQQIAKSFKAQFGKDLTETLKSELSGKFERLIVALMYPPYRYEAKELHDAMKGLGTKEGVIIEILASRTKNQLREIMKAYEEGAEHLPYAKICA
- the ANXA8 gene encoding annexin A8 isoform X3, coding for MKPVHERNQECLPPKKRDLPMTSCSTNHTSSSDASEWSRGVVVAGQSQAGARVSLGGDGAEAITGLTVDQYGMLYKVAVPPATFSPTGLPSVLQEPDVWSPSRGQPVSLHLPGKGAPEVKEMAWWKSWIEQEGVTVKSSSHFNPDPDAETLYKAMKGIGTNEQAIIDVLTKRSNTQRQQIAKSFKAQFGKDLTETLKSELSGKFERLIVALMYPPYRYEAKELHDAMKGLGTKEGVIIEILASRTKNQLREIMKAYEEDYGSSLEEDIQADTSGYLERILVCLLQGSRDDVSSFVDPGLALQDAQDLYAAGEKIRGTDEMKFITILCTRSATHLLRVFEEYEKIANKSIEDSIKSETHGSLEEAMLTVASTPGSGLNPPRMKSASRE
- the ANXA8 gene encoding annexin A8 isoform X4; its protein translation is MWSPSRGQPVSLHLREKGAPEVKEMAWWKAWIEQEGVTVKSSSHFNPDPDAETLYKAMKGIGTNEQAIIDVLTKRSNTQRQQIAKSFKAQFGKDLTETLKSELSGKFERLIVALMYPPYRYEAKELHDAMKGLGTKEGVIIEILASRTKNQLREIMKAYEEDYGSSLEEDIQADTSGYLERILVCLLQGSRDDVSSFVDPGLALQDAQDLYAAGEKIRGTDEMKFITILCTRSATHLLRVFEEYEKIANKSIEDSIKSETHGSLEEAMLTVVKCTQNLHSYFAERLYYAMKGAGTRDGTLIRNIVSRSEIDLNLIKCHFKKMYGKTLSSMIMEDTSGDYKNALLSLVGSDP
- the ANXA8 gene encoding annexin A8 isoform 2 (isoform 2 is encoded by transcript variant 2) gives rise to the protein MAWWKSWIEQEGVTVKSSSHFNPDPDAETLYKAMKGIGTNEQAIIDVLTKRSNTQRQQIAKSFKAQFGKDLTETLKSELSGKFERLIVALMYPPYRYEAKELHDAMKGLGTKEGVIIEILASRTKNQLREIMKAYEEDYGSSLEEDIQADTSGYLERILVCLLQGSRDDVSSFVDPGLALQDAQDLYAAGEKIRGTDEMKFITILCTRSATHLLRVFEEYEKIANKSIEDSIKSETHGSLEEAMLTVVKCTQNLHSYFAERLYYAMKGAGTRDGTLIRNIVSRSEIDLNLIKCHFKKMYGKTLSSMIMEDTSGDYKNALLSLVGSDP